The Bacteriovorax sp. Seq25_V genome contains the following window.
AGTGATTTGAAAACACTTTCAGTATTTAAAGTTTTAACAAATTCAAAACTTTTCTTGGCCATGTCATTATTACCTTTCTTTAAGTAAAGACGTCCAAGATCAATGTAATTCTTCCCTTCTTGAACTTTTACATCAAGAGTTTGAAGTGCTTCAAGCTTCTTAATAGCGCCATCAATATCACCACTTTTTTCAAGAGCAACTGCTTGTCTTGTATTAAGTAGGATTGCTTGGAAAGAATTCTTTGCTGTAATATCCTTAATAATTTTTAGGGCCTGAGCATCGTTACCTTTCGCAGTCAGTGCATCAAAAGTTAGAAGAGCTGAAGTGAAAGTTGCATTGTGAGCAGTGTTTTCTTTACTTACAGTTTCAAATGCAGCAACTAGTGCATCAGCATCAATTTTTGAATCAGTAAAATCTTTTAGAGAAGATACTTCATATGCATGGTAGCTATTAGCAGCTTTGGCTTCGTTTTTAAGATCCATTGCATGGAAAACTCCCGCCCCTAGAATTCCAAGAATAACTAGAACGATGATAATAACCATGATCGCCTTATTTTTTATAATGAACTCTCCTAGTTCCGTAGTTTTTAACTCTGTTTCAAAGTTTTGAGAATCAGCAGTTTTAGTCGTCATTTAATTTCCTTCCTTAGTAAATGGATATAATTCTCTAGGATTTTATATTTTGAAGAGTAAAGTTGTCAAAAATACTTCTCGTAGTTACAATATATTTATAATCTTTTTTTATGGAACAAGGCATCATGAAATTTCAAGTAAAAATAATTTTCGCATCAATACTTCTCTTTACTTCACTTAATGCGTCAGCAACTGAGCGTATAGGAAGACTAGGACTTGGTTTTACAAATCAACTTCAAACAGAAATTCCTTCTCTTTCTATAAAATTGCAACGTTCAAAGTCATTTGCCTATAGTGCATTCTTCGGGATTGATACTGATGAGACTGGTGGTTGGAACGCTGGTCTAAAACTTTATCGTAATATTTTTAACGAGCCACAACTTACATTCTACACTTTTGGTCTCCTTGGACTTCTAAATAAGAAGTACTCTGATGATAATGACAAAAGTGGATTTGAAATTGATTTAGGACTTGGAACAGAGTTTTCTTTCACAGGTCTTGAAAGTTTAGGATTCAGTATTGATTTTGGTGTATCATTATATAAACTAAAGGAGTTTAACGTTGAGACTATGGGGAATCACTTCCTTTTAGGTTCCGTTCACTTTTACCTTTAATAGTGATAAAATTACTTAATGAAAAATATATTTAAAATTTTAATTCTACTCTCTCTCACTCTTCTAACTCCGGCCCAAGATTTTGGAAGCGGGATGATAGGTATCGAAGATGATGATCTCTCGGTAGGGGGAGATATTTTCAATGACTTCAACGAGGATCTCGAAGATACACAAATTAGTGAAGACGAAAGATTTTACAAGTACGGACGCTACTTCACTTTTCAAATTGGTCTAGGAATTACGGCCTTCGATGGCAATCGCGGGCAGGCCTATGCTAATGATCCACCTACTTTTAGTTTATCAATCAATTATTTCTCTGACTTTCAGTCTGCTTGGGGTGTAGGTTTTGCTTATTCAAAACACTCCATGTTCTTTGATGAAGAAACAGAGGGTTGGAAAGGACAATCTCCCGCAGGTTTCATTGAAGTCTCGATGCTTCGAACATTCTTTAGCTACCGCTACTATGTCGACACATCTAACTTGGGAACGGCCATTACTTACTCTAACCCTTATATCGTCGGAAGACTTGAGTACTGGTATGTGACAAATAAG
Protein-coding sequences here:
- a CDS encoding tetratricopeptide repeat protein — its product is MTTKTADSQNFETELKTTELGEFIIKNKAIMVIIIVLVILGILGAGVFHAMDLKNEAKAANSYHAYEVSSLKDFTDSKIDADALVAAFETVSKENTAHNATFTSALLTFDALTAKGNDAQALKIIKDITAKNSFQAILLNTRQAVALEKSGDIDGAIKKLEALQTLDVKVQEGKNYIDLGRLYLKKGNNDMAKKSFEFVKTLNTESVFKSLADHYLQTLK